One genomic region from Knoellia sp. p5-6-4 encodes:
- a CDS encoding FG-GAP-like repeat-containing protein, with protein MRRLLSSTLALALTPAFIALPTVSFATTDKPHPVAPRVTSTAVVGVDASAASATDRRAARAGHAVSALTGGQSRPRFTVAGVSWARGSGFTAADVTVRVRVKEDTGWSGWETLSASDDGPEAGSGEAASARVGTSPLVTDGATGIQVRVETPGGRTLPDLKVTTIDPGHSAADDDLVNRAPASSASAAALTPAIITRAQWGADESLRGATTYNTTVKAVVIHHTAGSNDYTAATAAAQVRGIYAYDTRGLGWSDIAYNFLVDKYGRIYEGRAGSITRAVRGAHAMGFNTDTMGVAALGNYETASAPAVMVDALAKVAGWKLSQYGVDPSASTRLTSQGGTGAKFAKGVTATLPTVNAHQNTSYTLCPGRYLYPQMATLRSKAALYAKYSTTSGPAPVTTSRLYAAYGTLTLASGSTGWAVRDLQLELNRRGFSVGTADGAFGPATLAGVQKFQRAAALAVTGKVAANDWRALSGLSYNKVTTTPTTPTTPTAVAGLDSDGRGDVLGRTGIGDLYHYPGRLGGIAAPVRIGPGWNVYRQVVSPGDLTGDRRADVLAITPAGDVYLYKGTGTSRLQSRVLLARGWAAYTDLVTPGDWTGDRKPDLLARKANGEMWLLVGTGTGGFTTPRRIGTGWEAFTQMITPGDVTGDGRVDLLGRTPAGTLYLYRGTGVTYPTARGYQAGTVVSHGWRSFNTVLSVGDLTGDGRADLLARTPANANYLFPGTGKGTFTTARRISAPWGDTTRIVGVR; from the coding sequence GTGCGCCGACTCCTGTCCTCCACGCTCGCCCTGGCCCTCACCCCCGCCTTCATCGCCCTCCCCACGGTCTCCTTCGCCACGACCGACAAGCCGCACCCGGTGGCTCCGCGCGTGACCTCGACCGCGGTCGTCGGCGTCGACGCCTCCGCGGCGTCGGCCACCGACCGCAGGGCCGCGCGGGCCGGGCACGCCGTTTCGGCCCTCACCGGCGGGCAGTCCCGACCCCGCTTCACGGTCGCCGGCGTCTCCTGGGCGCGCGGCAGCGGGTTCACGGCGGCCGACGTGACTGTGCGGGTGCGGGTCAAGGAGGACACCGGCTGGTCCGGCTGGGAGACGCTCAGTGCCTCGGACGACGGCCCCGAGGCCGGGTCCGGCGAGGCGGCCTCGGCACGGGTCGGCACCAGCCCGCTGGTCACCGACGGCGCCACCGGCATCCAGGTGCGCGTCGAGACCCCCGGCGGCAGGACACTCCCCGACCTCAAGGTCACCACGATCGACCCCGGCCACTCCGCAGCCGACGACGACCTGGTCAACCGGGCCCCGGCCTCCTCCGCGTCGGCCGCGGCGCTCACCCCAGCCATCATCACCCGGGCCCAGTGGGGTGCCGACGAGTCGCTGCGCGGCGCCACGACCTACAACACGACGGTCAAGGCGGTCGTCATCCACCACACCGCCGGTTCCAACGACTACACGGCCGCGACGGCTGCGGCGCAGGTGCGGGGCATCTACGCCTACGACACCCGGGGCCTGGGCTGGTCCGACATCGCCTACAACTTCCTCGTCGACAAGTACGGGCGCATCTACGAGGGCCGGGCCGGCTCGATCACCCGCGCGGTGAGGGGCGCCCACGCCATGGGCTTCAACACCGACACCATGGGCGTTGCCGCGCTCGGCAACTACGAGACGGCCAGCGCACCCGCCGTGATGGTCGACGCCCTCGCCAAGGTCGCGGGCTGGAAGCTGTCGCAGTACGGCGTGGACCCCAGCGCCAGCACGCGGCTGACCTCGCAGGGAGGGACCGGCGCGAAGTTCGCCAAGGGCGTCACCGCCACCCTGCCCACCGTCAACGCCCACCAGAACACGTCGTACACCTTGTGCCCGGGCCGCTACCTCTACCCGCAGATGGCGACCCTGCGCAGCAAGGCCGCGCTCTACGCGAAGTACTCGACCACCTCCGGTCCCGCACCGGTCACCACGAGCAGGCTCTACGCGGCATACGGCACGCTCACGCTGGCGAGCGGCTCGACGGGCTGGGCCGTGCGCGACCTGCAGCTCGAGCTCAACCGGCGCGGGTTCTCCGTCGGCACCGCCGACGGAGCCTTCGGGCCGGCGACCCTCGCGGGGGTCCAGAAGTTCCAGCGCGCAGCGGCCCTCGCGGTGACCGGGAAGGTCGCAGCCAACGACTGGCGAGCGCTGTCAGGCCTGTCGTACAACAAGGTCACCACGACGCCAACGACGCCAACGACGCCAACCGCAGTGGCAGGGCTCGACTCCGACGGGCGCGGTGACGTGCTGGGGCGCACCGGGATCGGCGACCTCTACCACTACCCGGGCCGGCTCGGCGGCATCGCCGCCCCCGTGCGCATCGGGCCGGGCTGGAACGTCTACCGCCAGGTCGTCTCCCCAGGCGACCTCACCGGCGACCGTCGCGCCGACGTGCTCGCCATCACCCCGGCCGGTGACGTCTACCTCTACAAGGGCACCGGCACGAGCCGTCTCCAGAGCCGGGTCCTCCTCGCCCGCGGGTGGGCTGCCTACACCGACCTCGTCACCCCCGGGGACTGGACCGGCGACCGCAAGCCCGACCTGCTGGCCCGCAAGGCGAACGGCGAGATGTGGCTCCTCGTCGGCACCGGCACGGGCGGCTTCACCACGCCGCGCAGGATCGGCACCGGTTGGGAGGCGTTCACGCAGATGATCACCCCGGGCGACGTCACCGGCGACGGCCGCGTCGACCTGCTCGGGCGCACGCCGGCGGGCACGCTCTACCTCTACCGCGGCACCGGGGTCACGTACCCCACGGCCCGGGGATACCAGGCGGGCACGGTCGTCTCCCACGGCTGGCGGTCGTTCAACACCGTGCTCTCCGTCGGTGACCTCACCGGTGACGGACGCGCCGACCTGCTCGCGCGCACGCCGGCCAACGCCAACTACCTGTTCCCGGGCACCGGCAAGGGCACCTTCACGACGGCCAGGCGGATCAGCGCGCCGTGGGGTGACACGACGCGCATCGTCGGGGTGCGCTGA
- a CDS encoding NAD(P)-dependent oxidoreductase: MKVFVAGATGAIGRQLVPRLVEAGHEVHGMTRSASKQQLLRDLGAVPVVADALDATAVAEAVGRVQPDVIVHQLTSIGPMDLRHFDGAFAMTNRLRTEGTDHLLSAGQAVGVQRFVAQSFFAAYERIGGPVKSEEDSFGPHPAKEMRQTVAAIRHVEDSVLAATWTEGIVLRYGGFYGPGTSLGPAGEQTEAVRRRRFPVVGDGGGVWSFIHIADAASATVAAIERGRRGIYNIVDDEPARVAEWLPTLARTLGAKEPRHVPRFVGRLLTGEIGAVMMTELRGASNAKAKRELGWSPARPSWRQGFRELMQTAHEDARPDTAGPDTARATGQEVT, encoded by the coding sequence ATGAAGGTGTTCGTCGCAGGAGCGACCGGCGCGATCGGGCGGCAGCTCGTGCCGCGGCTGGTCGAGGCGGGCCACGAGGTCCACGGCATGACGCGCAGCGCGTCGAAGCAGCAGCTGCTGCGCGACCTCGGCGCGGTGCCCGTCGTCGCAGACGCGCTCGATGCCACCGCGGTCGCCGAGGCCGTCGGACGGGTGCAACCGGACGTGATCGTGCACCAGCTGACGTCCATCGGGCCGATGGACCTGAGGCACTTCGACGGCGCGTTCGCGATGACGAACCGGCTGCGCACCGAGGGCACGGACCACTTGCTCTCCGCCGGTCAGGCCGTCGGGGTGCAGCGGTTCGTCGCGCAGAGCTTCTTTGCTGCCTACGAGCGCATCGGCGGACCAGTCAAGTCCGAGGAGGACTCGTTCGGGCCGCACCCGGCGAAGGAGATGCGGCAGACGGTCGCTGCGATCCGGCACGTCGAGGACTCGGTGCTCGCCGCGACCTGGACCGAGGGGATCGTACTGCGCTACGGCGGGTTCTACGGGCCGGGCACCTCGCTCGGGCCGGCTGGCGAGCAGACCGAGGCTGTCCGCCGGCGCCGGTTCCCGGTGGTGGGCGACGGTGGCGGCGTCTGGTCGTTCATCCACATCGCCGACGCGGCCTCGGCCACCGTCGCGGCCATCGAGCGGGGCCGTCGCGGGATCTACAACATCGTCGACGACGAGCCGGCGAGGGTTGCCGAGTGGTTGCCGACGCTGGCGCGTACGTTGGGCGCCAAGGAGCCGAGGCACGTCCCCCGTTTCGTGGGACGGTTGCTGACGGGTGAGATCGGAGCGGTGATGATGACGGAGCTGCGTGGAGCGTCGAACGCCAAGGCCAAGCGTGAGCTCGGCTGGAGCCCGGCGCGCCCGAGCTGGCGGCAGGGGTTCCGTGAGCTGATGCAGACAGCGCATGAGGACGCGCGGCCTGACACAGCGGGGCCTGACACGGCGCGGGCGACAGGCCAGGAGGTGACGTGA
- a CDS encoding DUF4352 domain-containing protein: MSASPAGWYPQEDGRLRYWDGQQWTEHFAPGQAPSPTGAPAPMVQGAAADVKAPRPWFRKRILIPAGLLALVVFGSALSGGDGTEGVDAAPVAADSSSSATSAPAAKVSPRPTAKGSPKAAPATNAPAAKPAPPKSQVGKAVRDGKFAFTVRSVKCGIPVVGDNPYLQEKAQGQFCAVQLTVENIGDEPQSMFADNQHAFDTKGRRFSANSMASMADESSQVLWEEINPGNAVKGTVYFDIPKGAKLTSLELHDSAFSGGVKVRL; the protein is encoded by the coding sequence ATGAGCGCATCACCGGCGGGTTGGTACCCGCAGGAGGATGGCCGTCTGCGGTACTGGGACGGCCAGCAGTGGACCGAGCACTTCGCCCCCGGGCAGGCTCCGTCACCGACCGGCGCACCGGCGCCGATGGTCCAGGGCGCAGCGGCCGACGTGAAGGCGCCGCGTCCGTGGTTCAGGAAGCGCATCCTGATCCCGGCGGGCCTGCTCGCCCTGGTGGTGTTCGGCTCGGCGCTGTCCGGTGGCGATGGCACCGAGGGCGTCGACGCGGCTCCCGTGGCGGCCGACTCGAGCAGCAGCGCCACCAGCGCACCGGCCGCGAAGGTGTCACCCAGGCCCACCGCCAAGGGCTCGCCCAAGGCGGCTCCGGCGACGAACGCCCCTGCGGCGAAGCCGGCTCCGCCGAAGTCGCAGGTCGGCAAGGCGGTCCGTGACGGCAAGTTCGCGTTCACCGTGCGCAGCGTGAAGTGCGGCATTCCCGTGGTGGGGGACAACCCGTACCTCCAGGAGAAGGCGCAGGGCCAGTTCTGCGCGGTGCAGCTCACCGTCGAGAACATCGGCGACGAGCCGCAGTCGATGTTCGCCGACAACCAGCACGCCTTCGACACCAAGGGTCGGAGGTTCTCGGCCAACTCGATGGCGTCGATGGCCGACGAGTCGTCGCAGGTGCTGTGGGAGGAGATCAACCCCGGCAACGCGGTCAAGGGCACGGTCTACTTCGACATCCCCAAGGGCGCGAAGCTCACCAGCCTCGAGCTGCACGACTCGGCGTTCTCCGGCGGCGTGAAGGTTCGCCTCTAG
- a CDS encoding GNAT family N-acetyltransferase: MTITLREITEDNAESVLALRTSPDQERFVSTVADSLAEADANPHGNPWFRAVYADEQPVGFVMLSWDVEPQPPEINGPWFLWKLLIDHRHQGKGYGQEVVRQVVELVRDHGGAELLTSHVPGDGGPAGFYARLGFVPTGELDPEGEVLLRRIIG; encoded by the coding sequence GTGACGATCACCTTGCGGGAGATCACCGAGGACAACGCCGAGTCCGTCCTCGCGCTGCGCACCTCTCCCGATCAGGAACGGTTCGTCTCCACGGTGGCCGACTCGCTGGCGGAAGCCGATGCGAACCCGCACGGGAACCCCTGGTTCCGAGCCGTCTACGCCGACGAACAGCCGGTCGGGTTCGTCATGCTGAGCTGGGACGTCGAGCCCCAGCCGCCCGAGATCAACGGCCCCTGGTTCCTCTGGAAGCTGCTCATCGACCACCGGCACCAGGGCAAGGGTTACGGCCAGGAGGTCGTGCGACAGGTCGTGGAGCTGGTGCGCGATCACGGTGGCGCCGAGCTGCTCACCAGCCATGTGCCCGGCGACGGGGGTCCAGCCGGCTTCTACGCCCGACTCGGATTCGTGCCGACAGGAGAGCTCGACCCCGAGGGCGAGGTCCTCCTGCGGCGAATCATTGGGTGA
- a CDS encoding iron-sulfur cluster assembly protein, whose protein sequence is MTTVPAVDPAIRERLTGVYDPCCREKGISVVDMGLLHRAHVDDTGQARVELLLTSGWCPFASTVLTEIKTSVEDMPGITRADVEIVWDEAWSTERLAPSAREKLRFLPPPTRAGDPAAYVEKHWTTGKPAAKEH, encoded by the coding sequence ATGACGACAGTGCCGGCCGTCGACCCCGCCATCCGCGAGCGGCTCACCGGTGTCTACGACCCCTGCTGCCGCGAGAAGGGCATCAGCGTCGTCGACATGGGTCTGCTCCACCGGGCACACGTCGACGACACCGGCCAGGCGCGCGTCGAGCTGCTGCTCACCAGCGGCTGGTGCCCCTTCGCGAGCACCGTGCTCACCGAGATCAAGACCAGCGTCGAGGACATGCCAGGCATCACGCGCGCCGACGTCGAGATCGTCTGGGACGAGGCGTGGTCGACCGAACGCCTCGCCCCCAGCGCCCGCGAGAAGCTGCGCTTCCTGCCGCCGCCGACGCGCGCCGGCGACCCCGCGGCATACGTCGAGAAGCACTGGACCACAGGCAAACCCGCAGCGAAGGAGCACTGA
- a CDS encoding DUF998 domain-containing protein, translating into MTTVPHPASGPTTRSTPSRNRWQQVLLSCGLVSSVLWPLTAETLAALLYDDYDSRSQTVSELSAIGAPTRALLTVEGALYCALLVAFGIGVWRAAMGNRPLRVTGALLFTYGAMGPLWYPFPISARADIVPNTPMGLTDVMHIVLGAADTVLMLSMLGFGAMALGRRFRVYSLLTLATVVGFGALTFGSIPQVAAGEPTPWLGVIERIYLGAFLLWVAVLSVALLRSSTSQGPMRGGDGDDG; encoded by the coding sequence ATGACGACCGTCCCGCACCCGGCGTCCGGCCCCACGACCAGGTCGACGCCGTCTCGCAACCGGTGGCAGCAGGTCCTCCTCAGCTGTGGGCTGGTCTCCTCCGTGCTGTGGCCGCTGACCGCCGAGACGCTGGCCGCCCTGCTCTACGACGACTACGACTCTCGGTCACAGACGGTCAGCGAGCTGTCCGCGATCGGCGCCCCCACGCGCGCGCTCCTGACCGTGGAGGGCGCACTGTACTGCGCGCTGCTGGTCGCGTTCGGGATCGGCGTGTGGCGCGCCGCTATGGGCAACCGCCCCCTGCGCGTCACTGGCGCTCTCCTGTTCACCTATGGCGCCATGGGTCCGCTGTGGTACCCCTTCCCCATCTCGGCGAGGGCGGACATCGTGCCCAACACACCCATGGGACTGACCGATGTCATGCACATCGTGCTCGGGGCGGCCGACACGGTGTTGATGCTGTCGATGCTGGGCTTCGGGGCCATGGCCCTCGGCCGGCGGTTCCGGGTGTACTCCCTGCTCACCCTGGCGACGGTGGTGGGTTTCGGAGCGCTGACCTTCGGCTCCATCCCCCAGGTGGCGGCGGGTGAGCCCACGCCGTGGCTCGGGGTCATCGAGCGCATCTACCTCGGCGCGTTCCTGCTGTGGGTCGCCGTGCTCTCCGTGGCGCTCCTGAGGTCCTCGACATCGCAGGGGCCGATGCGTGGCGGCGACGGCGACGACGGGTGA
- the sigJ gene encoding RNA polymerase sigma factor SigJ, producing MRSRDELLDELRPTSFAIAYRMLGSVTEAEDVVQESLLRVHQRLDAGEEIASPRAFVATVTTRLAINELRTARVRRERYVGEWLPEPIITDGSAEAGDPAGHAETADSLSLAMLVLLESLSPEQRAVLLLHDVFGYGYAEITDIVGTTEENARQLASRARRHVKERRPRFSTTREQQQELAQRFFAAAQQGDLAGLEALLAHDVELTGDGGGKVPALARSLRGRSRVAHTLTNWLRLLARFPQVSVRPVEVNGDPGAVFLDDQERLLAVWALDVADGQVAGIRSIVNPDKLAHLGPVGDATAILRSAR from the coding sequence GTGAGGTCCCGGGACGAGCTGCTCGACGAGCTGCGGCCAACCTCGTTCGCCATCGCCTACCGGATGCTCGGCAGCGTCACCGAGGCCGAGGACGTGGTGCAGGAGTCGCTGCTGCGGGTGCACCAGAGGCTCGACGCCGGCGAGGAGATCGCCTCACCCCGGGCCTTCGTCGCGACGGTCACGACCAGGCTGGCGATCAACGAGCTGCGCACTGCGCGCGTTCGGCGCGAGCGCTACGTGGGCGAGTGGCTGCCCGAGCCGATCATCACTGACGGCTCCGCCGAGGCCGGTGACCCCGCTGGGCACGCTGAGACTGCGGACTCGCTGTCGCTGGCCATGCTGGTGCTGCTCGAGAGCCTCTCCCCCGAGCAGCGCGCAGTGCTGCTGCTGCACGACGTGTTCGGCTACGGGTACGCCGAGATCACCGACATCGTCGGCACCACCGAGGAGAACGCCCGCCAGCTCGCCTCACGTGCCCGCCGTCACGTGAAGGAGCGCCGGCCGCGGTTCAGCACGACGCGCGAGCAGCAGCAGGAGCTGGCCCAGCGGTTCTTCGCCGCAGCCCAGCAGGGCGACCTCGCCGGGCTCGAAGCCCTGCTCGCCCACGACGTCGAGCTCACCGGCGACGGTGGCGGCAAGGTCCCGGCACTGGCGCGGTCGCTGCGGGGTCGCAGCCGGGTCGCCCACACGCTGACGAACTGGCTGAGGCTGCTCGCCCGGTTCCCTCAGGTGTCGGTGCGCCCGGTCGAGGTCAACGGCGACCCGGGAGCCGTGTTCCTCGACGACCAGGAGCGCCTGCTGGCCGTGTGGGCGCTCGACGTCGCCGATGGCCAGGTCGCCGGCATCCGCTCGATCGTCAACCCCGACAAGCTCGCCCACCTCGGCCCGGTCGGCGACGCCACCGCCATCCTCCGCTCGGCTCGGTGA
- a CDS encoding amidohydrolase family protein, translating to MIGDAIVFDGVAHPFNFEADNAYGTAGQMFSNHLYAFHATLTPDGETVMPSQEWLHKWSPEEIRQMVYNESDTDICIAMPLPLTDLYRDGLSSWQRCTELTALDPDRTVFWGTCNPLEGKQALDDITRQVEEFGAKGFKFYNVRYEDGGPVPWRMDDPKVAFPVFEHLQKLGINLVGVHKGVPLGPQPVEFTQTWDMDGAAANFPDINFVIYHVGLPFIDETCWQLIRYPNLHASLAATINFVVRAPRMFAEILGKLLFWCGEDKIVYGSEAPIFHPQWAIRAFWNFQLPPDLVEGYGYPQLTPQAKKKILGENLMRLHGMDVEETRARLGKKEGEPLPA from the coding sequence ATGATCGGTGACGCGATCGTCTTCGACGGGGTGGCCCACCCCTTCAACTTCGAGGCGGACAACGCCTACGGCACGGCCGGGCAGATGTTCTCCAACCACCTCTACGCGTTCCACGCCACGCTCACCCCCGACGGCGAGACGGTCATGCCCTCCCAGGAGTGGCTGCACAAGTGGAGCCCGGAGGAGATCCGGCAGATGGTCTACAACGAGTCGGACACCGACATCTGCATCGCGATGCCGCTGCCGCTCACCGACCTCTACCGCGACGGCCTCAGCTCGTGGCAGCGGTGCACCGAGCTCACCGCGCTCGACCCCGACCGCACCGTCTTCTGGGGCACCTGCAACCCGCTCGAGGGAAAGCAGGCGCTCGACGACATCACCCGCCAGGTGGAGGAGTTCGGGGCGAAGGGCTTCAAGTTCTACAACGTCCGCTACGAGGACGGCGGCCCGGTGCCGTGGCGCATGGACGACCCCAAGGTCGCCTTCCCGGTCTTCGAGCACCTGCAGAAGCTGGGCATCAACCTCGTCGGCGTGCACAAGGGCGTGCCGCTCGGACCGCAGCCGGTCGAGTTCACCCAGACCTGGGACATGGACGGCGCAGCCGCGAACTTCCCCGACATCAACTTCGTGATCTACCACGTCGGCCTGCCGTTCATCGACGAGACCTGCTGGCAGCTCATCCGCTACCCCAACCTCCACGCGAGCCTCGCGGCCACGATCAACTTCGTCGTGCGCGCCCCGCGGATGTTCGCCGAGATCCTCGGCAAGCTGCTCTTCTGGTGCGGCGAGGACAAGATCGTCTACGGCTCCGAGGCGCCGATCTTCCACCCACAGTGGGCAATTCGGGCGTTCTGGAACTTCCAGCTGCCCCCCGACCTCGTCGAGGGCTACGGCTACCCGCAGCTGACCCCGCAGGCCAAGAAGAAGATCCTCGGCGAGAACCTGATGCGGCTCCACGGCATGGACGTCGAGGAGACCAGGGCGCGTCTCGGGAAGAAGGAGGGCGAGCCTCTGCCCGCCTGA
- a CDS encoding helix-turn-helix domain-containing protein produces the protein MSQPEVMVARGREPEDLVQSVSRALRVLEVVTTSPGLPVKAIARRSGLNLSTTYHLVRTLAYEGYVRRLPDGCYDVGTELPRRFHDVVESLGRPPQSRDVLSHLVQATGLSAYLGRLSASGMVVAEVVEGPGSPYLEDFEVGLEVAAHATALGKALLAAMPRATRKEYLRSQGGLPAFTAQTMTDAEALEGWLRSVDPAGPVVEHGEYRDGVSCAAALVPQTVSVPQLSRGAAAAGSPVSPAEGPVWAVVVSTRTDELSPQVGAEVMRAARDLAHA, from the coding sequence ATGAGCCAACCCGAGGTGATGGTGGCGCGCGGCCGCGAGCCGGAGGACCTCGTGCAGAGCGTCTCGCGGGCGCTGCGGGTACTCGAGGTGGTGACGACCTCCCCCGGCCTGCCGGTGAAGGCGATCGCCAGGCGCAGCGGGCTCAACCTGTCGACGACCTACCACCTGGTGCGCACGCTGGCCTACGAGGGCTACGTGCGGCGGCTGCCCGACGGCTGCTACGACGTCGGCACCGAGCTGCCCCGGCGCTTCCACGACGTGGTGGAGTCGCTGGGCCGGCCGCCACAGTCACGCGACGTGCTGTCGCACCTGGTGCAGGCGACCGGCCTGTCGGCGTACCTCGGCCGGCTGAGCGCCTCGGGCATGGTCGTCGCCGAGGTGGTCGAGGGACCTGGGTCGCCGTACCTCGAGGACTTCGAGGTCGGGCTCGAGGTGGCCGCGCACGCCACCGCGCTTGGCAAGGCGCTGCTGGCCGCGATGCCGCGGGCCACCCGCAAGGAGTACCTGCGGTCGCAGGGTGGGCTCCCCGCCTTCACCGCGCAGACCATGACCGACGCCGAGGCCCTCGAGGGCTGGCTGAGGTCGGTCGACCCGGCCGGTCCGGTGGTCGAGCACGGCGAGTACCGCGACGGGGTGTCGTGCGCGGCCGCGCTGGTGCCGCAGACGGTCTCGGTGCCGCAGCTGTCGCGGGGTGCGGCGGCCGCGGGGTCGCCGGTCTCGCCGGCGGAGGGGCCGGTCTGGGCGGTCGTGGTGTCGACGCGCACCGACGAGCTGTCCCCGCAAGTGGGCGCCGAGGTGATGCGCGCCGCCCGCGACCTGGCCCACGCCTGA
- a CDS encoding VOC family protein, which produces MFGSNQVMSSFSSNDIPAAKAFYSGTLGFDVEEQFDGLLLNFGGGGQAMVYPKDNHEPATFTVLHIVVDDVEKAVDDLTAKGVTFEQYTEDPIKTDAKGISRDLGGAIAWFKDPAGNIVGVVEMPTG; this is translated from the coding sequence ATGTTCGGCAGCAACCAGGTGATGAGCAGTTTCTCCAGCAACGACATCCCCGCCGCCAAGGCCTTCTACAGCGGCACCCTGGGCTTCGACGTCGAAGAGCAGTTCGACGGCCTGCTGCTGAACTTCGGAGGAGGCGGGCAGGCCATGGTCTACCCCAAGGACAACCATGAGCCGGCGACCTTCACGGTGCTCCACATCGTCGTGGACGACGTCGAGAAGGCGGTGGACGACCTCACGGCCAAAGGCGTGACCTTCGAGCAGTACACCGAGGACCCGATCAAGACCGACGCGAAGGGCATCTCGCGCGACCTGGGCGGCGCCATCGCGTGGTTCAAGGACCCCGCCGGCAACATCGTCGGCGTCGTCGAGATGCCCACGGGCTGA
- a CDS encoding HNH endonuclease signature motif containing protein: MEGNQSRLSLAERRARIAAAREALVGFDSELWQAPSGGGPDGLAGLLGEVDALGVACGTAMVAVVGEAMDRGETSGGPAAMSVTQWVRAHAPSTRAGGAGTVVAVAQAFQKQVNAPVKEAVDAGRLPVTSAAAVVSEFEKLRPMLGELVQEPALSTLIDLAVDDGPRACRRVRPFILARYGAEGVLQEQQNLGKAFVALSQPRDTGADTFEYRLTLDVEGKAVLEAALGPLSAPKPVDGERDLRSSDRRRGDALVTLVRRAVAAGDEVGKTNKTTLLLTMDFESLKAGLGAATTLGGLDAGTHLGPETVRRLCCDGSVIPIVLGGKGEVVDWGLEKRYFSDAQTKRLWLRDGGCTYPGCDAPPQWTDAHHLVHWADLGPSDLSNAALLCERHHTVVHARRHAGRVVNDTDGERVEWDLTRGSYDELLARRAAQEPA, from the coding sequence ATGGAGGGGAACCAGTCGCGTCTGAGCCTGGCGGAGCGCCGGGCGCGGATCGCTGCTGCGCGGGAGGCACTGGTCGGGTTCGACAGCGAGCTGTGGCAGGCACCGTCAGGTGGTGGGCCCGACGGCCTGGCCGGGCTGCTCGGTGAGGTCGACGCACTCGGTGTGGCGTGCGGTACCGCGATGGTGGCGGTGGTCGGTGAGGCCATGGACCGGGGTGAGACCTCCGGCGGGCCCGCGGCGATGTCGGTGACCCAGTGGGTGCGGGCGCACGCCCCGTCGACTCGGGCGGGTGGCGCCGGGACGGTGGTGGCGGTGGCGCAGGCGTTCCAGAAGCAGGTCAACGCGCCGGTCAAAGAAGCGGTGGACGCGGGCCGGTTGCCGGTGACGTCCGCGGCGGCGGTGGTGTCCGAGTTCGAGAAGCTCCGGCCGATGCTCGGCGAGCTGGTGCAGGAACCGGCCCTGAGCACGCTGATCGACCTTGCCGTCGACGACGGGCCGCGGGCCTGCCGGAGGGTGCGACCCTTCATCCTCGCCCGGTACGGCGCCGAGGGCGTCCTGCAGGAGCAACAGAACCTGGGCAAGGCGTTCGTCGCGCTGTCCCAGCCGCGGGACACCGGCGCCGACACCTTCGAGTACCGGCTGACCCTCGACGTCGAGGGCAAGGCAGTCCTGGAGGCGGCATTGGGGCCGTTGTCGGCGCCGAAGCCGGTCGACGGGGAACGCGACCTGCGCTCCTCGGACCGGCGCCGCGGCGACGCCCTGGTGACGTTGGTGAGGCGGGCGGTCGCGGCCGGGGACGAGGTCGGCAAGACCAACAAGACCACCCTGCTGCTGACCATGGACTTCGAGTCGCTCAAGGCCGGACTCGGGGCGGCGACCACCCTGGGCGGGCTCGACGCCGGCACCCACCTGGGCCCCGAGACCGTGCGCCGGTTGTGCTGCGACGGGTCGGTCATCCCGATCGTGCTCGGCGGCAAGGGTGAGGTCGTGGACTGGGGCCTGGAGAAGCGGTACTTCAGCGACGCCCAGACCAAACGGCTCTGGCTCCGCGACGGCGGCTGCACCTACCCGGGCTGTGATGCGCCGCCGCAGTGGACCGACGCCCACCACCTCGTGCACTGGGCAGACCTCGGCCCCTCGGACCTCTCGAACGCTGCGCTGCTGTGCGAGCGGCACCACACGGTCGTGCACGCCCGCCGCCACGCCGGCCGGGTCGTCAACGACACCGACGGGGAACGGGTCGAGTGGGACCTCACCCGGGGTTCCTACGACGAGCTCCTCGCGAGACGCGCCGCGCAGGAGCCAGCGTGA
- a CDS encoding SRPBCC domain-containing protein translates to MSSEVDTFTDDVDAGEPEAGVHAGVTMSAPVERVWEHLISPAGTEALLGEGARLGSKGEPWRASDGSYGVMRSFHPLEQVRVSWHPHEDGPLSMLDVQLRADGDATRVDLYHEGRGIAGDPRGDHQHWQEALGRLAGGL, encoded by the coding sequence ATGAGCAGTGAGGTCGACACCTTCACCGACGACGTCGACGCCGGCGAGCCCGAAGCGGGCGTTCACGCCGGCGTCACCATGTCAGCCCCGGTGGAACGGGTCTGGGAGCACCTGATCAGCCCCGCCGGCACCGAAGCGCTGCTGGGCGAGGGCGCCCGGCTCGGCAGCAAGGGCGAGCCCTGGCGCGCGAGCGACGGCTCCTACGGCGTGATGCGTTCCTTCCACCCGCTCGAGCAGGTGCGCGTCAGCTGGCACCCGCACGAGGACGGTCCGCTGAGCATGCTCGACGTGCAGCTGCGCGCGGACGGTGACGCCACCCGCGTCGACCTCTACCACGAGGGACGCGGCATCGCCGGTGACCCTCGGGGCGACCACCAGCACTGGCAGGAGGCGCTGGGACGGCTCGCCGGCGGACTGTGA